From Polaribacter butkevichii, a single genomic window includes:
- a CDS encoding aldo/keto reductase — MKYTKLANTDIKVSKICLGTMTWGRQNTQEDGFKQMDYALEQGVNFFDTAELYAVPATPETYGTTETIIGNWFKKTGNRDKVVLGSKIAGSGPYTAHIRANGFAKEAIIDAVEGSLKRLQTDYIDLYQLHWPERGVNCFGTRDYPYKTSNKEAENHVEILETLQTLISEGKIRQIGLSNETPWGALQYLQAAKEVNLPRMATIQNSYSLIHRSYEYGMSEVSMRENIGLLAYSPLAQGVLTGKYLRGQKPADARGILFPNYITRYQSDLSEQAVLAYEAIALKNGMSLTELSLAYINQLPFVTSNIIGATKMSQLKENIGSINIDLSEEILNEIEAVHKLIPNPAP; from the coding sequence ATGAAATACACAAAATTAGCAAATACAGATATTAAAGTTTCTAAGATTTGTTTAGGAACCATGACTTGGGGAAGGCAAAACACGCAAGAAGATGGTTTTAAACAAATGGATTACGCTTTAGAACAAGGCGTAAACTTTTTTGACACTGCAGAGTTATATGCAGTTCCTGCAACGCCAGAAACTTATGGAACTACAGAAACAATTATAGGAAATTGGTTTAAAAAAACAGGAAATAGAGATAAGGTTGTTTTAGGAAGTAAAATTGCTGGTTCTGGGCCTTATACAGCGCATATTAGAGCAAACGGATTTGCAAAGGAAGCAATTATAGATGCTGTAGAAGGTAGTCTTAAAAGGTTGCAAACAGATTATATAGATTTGTATCAGTTGCACTGGCCAGAAAGGGGTGTTAACTGTTTTGGTACAAGAGATTATCCTTATAAAACTTCTAATAAAGAGGCAGAAAATCATGTAGAGATTCTAGAAACGCTACAAACTTTAATTAGCGAAGGTAAAATTAGACAAATAGGTTTGTCTAATGAAACTCCTTGGGGTGCCCTACAATATTTACAAGCTGCTAAAGAGGTAAATTTACCAAGAATGGCTACGATTCAGAATTCGTATTCTTTAATACACCGTAGTTATGAATACGGAATGTCTGAAGTTTCTATGAGAGAAAATATTGGTTTATTAGCGTATTCTCCTTTAGCACAAGGAGTTTTAACAGGGAAGTATTTAAGAGGACAAAAACCTGCGGATGCAAGAGGAATTTTATTTCCTAATTATATTACAAGGTACCAGTCAGATTTAAGCGAACAAGCAGTTTTAGCCTATGAAGCAATTGCGTTAAAAAACGGAATGAGCTTAACTGAGTTGTCTTTAGCATACATTAATCAATTACCTTTTGTAACGAGTAATATTATTGGTGCTACAAAAATGAGTCAGTTAAAAGAAAATATTGGTAGCATAAACATTGATTTATCAGAAGAAATTTTAAATGAAATAGAAGCTGTTCATAAGTTAATTCCGAATCCTGCGCCTTAG
- a CDS encoding DUF6370 family protein has translation MKKIIVLSLLILASCANKKETKQIAEISCGLCQLHLDADECSLAVRFNDKAYFVDGFNIDDFGDAHDEKIGFCNVIRKAEITGVVKDGRFVASSIELIEE, from the coding sequence ATGAAAAAAATAATCGTTTTAAGTTTATTAATTTTAGCTTCTTGTGCTAATAAAAAAGAAACGAAGCAAATTGCAGAAATTTCTTGCGGCCTATGTCAGCTTCATTTAGATGCTGATGAGTGTAGCTTAGCGGTTAGGTTTAATGATAAAGCGTATTTTGTTGATGGTTTTAATATTGATGATTTTGGCGATGCACATGATGAGAAAATTGGCTTCTGTAATGTAATTAGAAAAGCAGAAATTACTGGTGTAGTTAAAGATGGACGATTCGTAGCGAGTTCTATTGAATTGATTGAAGAATAG
- a CDS encoding glutamine--tRNA ligase/YqeY domain fusion protein, with the protein MSEEKKSLNFLEHIIEEDLANGMPKENLRFRFPPEPNGYLHIGHTKAIGISFGLGLQYNAPVNLRFDDTNPAKEEQEYVDAIKKDIAWLGYSWANECYSSDYFQQLFDWAILLIKDGKAYVDSQSSEEMRLQKGTPTQVGTNSPFRNRSVAENLELFQGMKDGKFKEGEHTLRAKIDMESPNMLMRDPLMYRIMYKSHHRTGDDWCIYPMYDWTHGESDYIEQISHSLCSLEFKPHRELYNWFRDHIYNFSKSEYPNPPKQREFSRLNLSYTIMSKRKLLTLVEKGIVAGWDDPRMPTISGLRRRGYTPESIKSFIETVGVSKRENVIDVALLEFKIREDLNKTAKRVMGVLDPVKVVITNYPEGKEEILDANYNDYEDGFGSREVPFSREIYIEREDFREEANKKFFRLKLGKEVRLKNAYFITATSCTKDADGNITEIQCTYDPLTKSGMDTEESKRKVKGTLHWVSVKHAVKAEVRAYDRLFLDEAPDSHKDKDFMEFVNPNSLEIITAFVEPSLQTAKIGERFQFQRMGYFNVDDDATEDNLIFNKIVGLRDSWGGK; encoded by the coding sequence ATGTCTGAAGAGAAAAAATCGCTCAATTTTTTAGAGCATATTATTGAAGAGGATTTAGCAAACGGAATGCCTAAAGAAAATTTACGTTTTCGTTTTCCGCCAGAACCAAATGGGTATTTACATATTGGTCATACCAAAGCAATCGGAATTAGTTTCGGTTTAGGTTTGCAATACAATGCACCCGTAAATTTGCGTTTTGATGATACAAACCCAGCAAAAGAAGAGCAAGAATATGTAGATGCCATTAAGAAAGATATTGCTTGGTTGGGGTATTCTTGGGCAAATGAATGTTACTCATCAGATTATTTTCAGCAATTGTTCGATTGGGCAATTTTGTTAATAAAGGATGGAAAAGCGTATGTAGATTCTCAGTCTTCTGAAGAAATGCGTCTGCAAAAAGGGACGCCAACTCAGGTGGGTACCAATAGTCCTTTTAGAAACAGATCTGTTGCTGAAAACTTGGAATTATTTCAAGGAATGAAAGACGGAAAATTTAAGGAAGGGGAACATACTTTGCGTGCAAAGATTGATATGGAGAGCCCAAATATGTTAATGCGTGATCCTTTAATGTACAGAATTATGTATAAATCTCACCACAGAACGGGTGATGATTGGTGCATTTACCCAATGTATGATTGGACGCATGGTGAGAGTGATTATATTGAGCAAATATCACATTCTTTATGCTCTTTAGAATTTAAACCTCACAGAGAATTATATAACTGGTTTAGAGATCATATTTATAATTTTAGTAAATCTGAATACCCAAATCCGCCAAAACAACGTGAGTTTTCTCGTTTGAATTTGAGTTATACAATTATGAGTAAACGTAAATTGTTAACGTTGGTAGAAAAAGGAATTGTAGCTGGTTGGGACGACCCAAGAATGCCTACAATTTCTGGTTTAAGAAGACGTGGTTACACACCAGAATCTATAAAAAGTTTTATTGAAACTGTTGGGGTTTCTAAGCGTGAAAACGTAATTGATGTAGCACTTTTAGAGTTTAAAATTCGTGAAGATTTAAATAAAACTGCTAAAAGAGTAATGGGTGTTTTAGACCCTGTAAAAGTAGTAATTACGAATTATCCGGAAGGAAAAGAAGAAATCTTAGACGCTAACTATAACGACTATGAAGATGGTTTTGGTAGCAGAGAGGTTCCTTTTTCTAGAGAGATTTATATAGAACGTGAAGATTTTAGAGAGGAAGCTAATAAAAAATTCTTCCGTTTAAAATTAGGAAAAGAGGTTCGTTTAAAAAATGCTTATTTTATTACTGCAACGAGCTGTACTAAAGATGCTGATGGAAATATTACAGAAATACAATGTACTTATGATCCGTTAACAAAATCTGGAATGGACACTGAAGAAAGCAAGCGTAAAGTAAAAGGTACTTTGCATTGGGTTTCTGTAAAACATGCTGTAAAAGCAGAAGTAAGAGCTTATGACAGGTTGTTTTTAGATGAAGCGCCAGATAGCCACAAAGACAAAGATTTTATGGAATTTGTAAACCCAAATTCTTTAGAAATAATTACCGCTTTTGTAGAACCTAGTTTACAAACGGCTAAAATTGGCGAACGTTTTCAGTTTCAACGTATGGGCTATTTTAATGTTGATGATGATGCTACCGAAGATAATTTAATTTTCAACAAAATTGTTGGATTAAGAGATTCTTGGGGAGGGAAATAA
- the folB gene encoding dihydroneopterin aldolase has protein sequence MGIIQVNNIKLYAFHGCLDEEAKIGSEYSVDVEIKANLKKSSKTDELADTVDYVHLNRIVKEEMAIRSKLLEEVAQRILDRIFKEILMVKKAKVSVAKINPPIGGNVEEVVIILTKKR, from the coding sequence ATGGGAATAATACAAGTAAACAATATAAAACTCTATGCTTTTCATGGATGTTTAGACGAAGAAGCAAAAATAGGATCTGAATACAGTGTAGATGTAGAAATTAAAGCCAATTTAAAAAAATCATCTAAAACAGATGAATTGGCAGATACGGTAGATTATGTACACTTAAATCGTATTGTAAAAGAAGAAATGGCAATTCGTTCTAAGTTGTTAGAAGAGGTGGCACAGAGAATATTAGATAGAATTTTTAAAGAAATTTTAATGGTAAAAAAAGCCAAAGTTTCTGTGGCAAAAATCAATCCACCTATCGGCGGAAATGTAGAAGAAGTGGTAATTATTCTTACAAAAAAGCGATAA